A region from the Agrobacterium cucumeris genome encodes:
- the rplE gene encoding 50S ribosomal protein L5 codes for MADKYEPRLKTEYVSRIRGAMQEKFSYANVMMIPKIEKIVINMGVGEATADSKKPTIAAGDLAAIAGQKPVVTRARNSIAGFKLREGMPIGAKVTLRGARMYEFLDRLINIALPRVRDFRGLNPKSFDGRGNFAMGIKEHIVFPEINYDKVDQMWGMDIIVCTTATSDDEARALLTEFNFPFRH; via the coding sequence ATGGCTGACAAGTACGAGCCGCGTCTCAAGACGGAATATGTGTCGCGTATCCGCGGCGCCATGCAGGAGAAGTTCTCCTATGCCAACGTGATGATGATCCCGAAGATCGAAAAGATCGTGATCAACATGGGTGTTGGCGAAGCGACTGCTGATTCCAAGAAGCCCACCATTGCTGCCGGTGACCTGGCTGCGATTGCCGGCCAGAAGCCGGTCGTTACCCGCGCTCGTAACTCGATCGCTGGTTTCAAGCTTCGCGAAGGCATGCCGATCGGTGCGAAGGTTACCCTTCGTGGCGCACGCATGTATGAATTCCTTGATCGTCTGATCAACATCGCGCTGCCGCGCGTTCGCGACTTCCGGGGTCTGAACCCCAAGAGCTTTGACGGCCGTGGCAACTTCGCCATGGGCATCAAGGAACACATTGTGTTCCCTGAGATCAACTACGATAAGGTTGATCAGATGTGGGGCATGGACATCATCGTTTGCACGACGGCGACGTCGGACGACGAAGCTCGGGCTCTGCTTACAGAGTTCAACTTCCCGTTCCGTCACTAA
- the rplX gene encoding 50S ribosomal protein L24 has protein sequence MQKIRKGDKVVVLTGKDKGRTGEVIQVLPKEDRAVVRGVNMVKRHQRQTQGQEAGIINKEASLHISNIAIADKDGKPTRVGFSVVEGKKVRVAKRSGEVIDG, from the coding sequence ATGCAGAAAATTCGTAAAGGCGACAAGGTTGTCGTATTGACCGGTAAGGACAAGGGCCGTACCGGCGAAGTAATCCAGGTTTTGCCGAAGGAAGACCGGGCTGTTGTGCGTGGCGTAAACATGGTGAAGCGTCACCAGCGCCAGACCCAGGGCCAGGAAGCCGGCATCATCAACAAGGAAGCATCCTTGCACATCTCCAACATTGCCATCGCCGATAAGGATGGCAAGCCGACCCGCGTTGGCTTTTCTGTTGTAGAAGGCAAGAAGGTCCGCGTGGCCAAGCGTTCGGGAGAAGTGATCGATGGCTGA
- the rplN gene encoding 50S ribosomal protein L14 — MIQMQTNLDVADNSGARRVMCIKVLGGSKRKYASVGDIIVVSIKEAIPRGRVKKGDVMKAVVVRTAKDIRRADGSVIRFDNNAAVLIDNKKEPIGTRIFGPVPRELRAKNHMKIISLAPEVL; from the coding sequence ATGATTCAGATGCAAACAAACCTCGACGTGGCGGATAATTCCGGCGCACGTCGTGTCATGTGCATCAAGGTGCTGGGCGGCTCGAAGCGCAAATATGCTTCTGTTGGCGACATTATTGTCGTTTCCATCAAGGAAGCTATTCCGCGCGGCCGCGTCAAGAAGGGCGATGTGATGAAGGCGGTTGTCGTGCGCACCGCCAAGGACATCCGTCGCGCTGACGGCAGCGTCATCCGTTTCGATAACAACGCAGCCGTTCTTATCGACAACAAGAAAGAGCCCATCGGCACCCGTATCTTCGGACCGGTTCCGCGCGAACTTCGCGCCAAGAACCATATGAAGATCATCTCGCTGGCTCCGGAAGTACTGTAA
- the rpsQ gene encoding 30S ribosomal protein S17 translates to MPKRILQGVVVSDKNEKTVVVRVERRFAHPLMQKTVRRSKKYKAHDENNQYKVGDVVSIEECAPISKDKRWTVVAAQA, encoded by the coding sequence ATGCCGAAACGCATTCTGCAGGGCGTCGTAGTGTCCGACAAGAACGAGAAGACTGTCGTGGTCCGGGTTGAGCGTCGATTCGCTCACCCGCTCATGCAAAAAACCGTTCGTCGTTCGAAGAAGTACAAGGCACACGACGAAAACAATCAATACAAGGTCGGCGATGTCGTTTCCATCGAGGAATGCGCACCGATCTCCAAGGACAAGCGCTGGACGGTTGTCGCCGCCCAGGCTTAA
- the rpmC gene encoding 50S ribosomal protein L29 — protein MKADEVRGLSADQLKDKLADLKKEQFNLRFQKATGQLEKSSRINEVRKDIARVKTIARQKAAEAKA, from the coding sequence ATGAAAGCCGATGAAGTTCGCGGCCTCAGCGCCGACCAGCTCAAGGACAAGCTCGCCGATCTGAAGAAGGAGCAGTTCAACCTGCGCTTCCAGAAGGCGACCGGCCAGCTGGAGAAGTCCTCGCGCATCAACGAAGTCCGCAAGGACATCGCCCGCGTTAAAACCATTGCCCGCCAGAAGGCGGCAGAAGCCAAGGCCTAA
- the rplP gene encoding 50S ribosomal protein L16, protein MLQPKRTKYRKQFKGRIKGVAKGGFDLAFGEFGLKSQEPNRVNAREIEAARRAITRYMKRAGRVWIRVFPDVPVTAKPTEVRMGKGKGSVEYWACKVKPGRMMFEIDGVTEEIAREALRLGAAKLSVKTRFVQRIAE, encoded by the coding sequence ATGTTGCAGCCAAAGCGTACTAAGTACCGTAAGCAGTTCAAGGGACGCATCAAGGGCGTCGCCAAGGGCGGCTTTGACCTGGCATTCGGTGAATTCGGCTTGAAGTCGCAGGAACCGAACCGCGTGAATGCACGCGAGATCGAAGCGGCCCGCCGCGCGATCACGCGTTACATGAAGCGCGCAGGTCGTGTGTGGATCCGCGTATTCCCTGACGTTCCGGTAACGGCTAAGCCGACCGAAGTTCGTATGGGTAAGGGCAAGGGTTCGGTCGAATACTGGGCATGCAAGGTCAAGCCCGGTCGTATGATGTTCGAGATCGACGGTGTTACCGAGGAGATCGCCCGTGAGGCGCTTCGTCTCGGCGCTGCCAAGCTCTCGGTCAAGACGCGCTTCGTACAGCGCATCGCAGAGTAA
- the rpsC gene encoding 30S ribosomal protein S3, with protein sequence MGQKINPIGFRLGINRTWDSRWYADTAEYGKLLHEDLKIRAYLIKELKQAGIAKVVIERPHKKCRVTIHSARPGLIIGKKGADIEKLRKKLSEMTNSETHLNIVEVRKPEIDATLVAQSIAQQLERRVAFRRAMKRSVQSAMRLGAEGIKITCGGRLGGAEIARTEWYREGRVPLHTLRADIDYGTAEAETAFGICGIKVWIFKGEILEHDPMASERRGLEGDAQGPASRERGDRPDRRRENA encoded by the coding sequence ATGGGTCAGAAAATCAATCCAATCGGCTTCCGCCTCGGCATCAACCGTACCTGGGATAGCCGCTGGTACGCTGACACCGCGGAATACGGCAAGCTGCTGCATGAAGACCTGAAGATCCGGGCATACCTGATCAAGGAACTCAAGCAGGCCGGTATCGCCAAGGTGGTCATCGAGCGTCCGCACAAGAAGTGCCGCGTTACGATTCACTCGGCTCGTCCGGGTCTCATCATCGGCAAGAAGGGCGCGGACATCGAGAAGCTTCGCAAGAAGCTTTCCGAGATGACCAACTCCGAAACGCACCTCAACATCGTTGAAGTGCGCAAGCCGGAAATCGACGCAACTCTGGTTGCCCAGTCGATCGCCCAGCAGCTCGAGCGTCGCGTGGCTTTCCGCCGTGCAATGAAGCGTTCGGTTCAGTCTGCAATGCGTCTTGGCGCCGAAGGCATCAAGATCACCTGCGGCGGCCGTCTCGGCGGTGCTGAAATCGCTCGTACCGAATGGTACCGCGAAGGTCGCGTTCCGTTGCACACGCTGCGTGCGGACATCGACTATGGCACAGCTGAAGCTGAAACCGCATTCGGCATTTGCGGCATCAAGGTCTGGATCTTCAAGGGCGAAATCCTTGAGCACGATCCGATGGCTTCTGAGCGTCGCGGTCTCGAAGGCGATGCGCAGGGCCCTGCAAGCCGTGAGCGTGGCGATCGTCCCGATCGTCGTCGCGAAAACGCTTGA
- the rplV gene encoding 50S ribosomal protein L22 gives MAKAKTERRLKDNEAQAIARTLRVSPQKLNLVAALIRGKKVDRALAELEFSRKRIAGTVKKTLESAIANAENNHDLDVDALVVAEAYVGKSITMKRFHARGRGRASRIEKPFAHLTIVVREVEEKGEAA, from the coding sequence ATGGCGAAGGCTAAGACCGAACGCCGGCTGAAGGACAATGAGGCTCAGGCCATTGCCCGTACGCTCCGCGTCAGCCCCCAGAAACTGAACCTGGTTGCCGCTCTTATCCGTGGCAAGAAGGTTGATCGCGCTCTCGCCGAGCTCGAATTCTCCCGCAAGCGCATTGCAGGCACCGTCAAGAAGACGCTGGAATCTGCAATTGCCAATGCGGAAAACAACCATGACCTCGACGTCGACGCTCTCGTCGTCGCCGAGGCCTATGTTGGCAAGTCCATCACCATGAAGCGTTTCCACGCTCGTGGCCGTGGTCGTGCGTCCCGCATTGAAAAGCCGTTCGCTCACCTCACGATCGTCGTTCGTGAAGTTGAGGAAAAAGGGGAGGCCGCATAA
- the rpsS gene encoding 30S ribosomal protein S19, translating to MARSVWKGPFVDGYLLTKAEKVRESGRNEVIKIWSRRSTILPQFVGLTFGVYNGSKHVPVSVNEDMVGHKFGEFSPTRTYYGHGADKKAKRK from the coding sequence ATGGCTCGTTCAGTATGGAAAGGTCCGTTTGTTGACGGCTATCTTCTCACCAAGGCTGAGAAGGTGCGCGAGAGCGGACGTAACGAAGTAATCAAGATCTGGAGCCGTCGCTCCACGATCCTGCCGCAGTTCGTTGGTCTGACCTTCGGCGTTTATAACGGCAGCAAGCATGTGCCCGTCTCGGTCAACGAAGACATGGTCGGACACAAGTTCGGTGAATTCTCTCCGACCCGTACCTATTACGGTCACGGCGCGGACAAGAAGGCAAAGAGGAAGTAA